The DNA segment GCTTCAACAATCCAGGTTGTTTTGACTTTGCCAGTAACAAATAACAGGGATATACAACAACTTAATGTaaataatacttttttaaaTGGAGAATTACAAGAGGAAGTGTATATGCACCAACCAGTAGGCTATATCAATCCATTCAAAGTAGAATTTGTTTGTAAACTCACAAAGGCTCTCTATGGATTAAAACAGGCACCTTGAGCCTAATTTGACAAGCTTAAGGTAGCATTAATCAGTCTTGGTTTTGTGAACTCCAAATCAAACAGCTTTTTGTTTGTGTTCAAGTCTACAAAAACAATTCTCGTATTGTtggtatatgttgatgatatcctGATAACTGGGAATGATCAAGTGAAGATGAAAAAGATTATTGAAAGCTTGAATGCACAATTTGCCTTGAAGAATTTGGGATCATTGAGCTATATCCTAGGTTTCAAAGCACATTGAACAAAGTCTGGAATCTATCTCTGAAGAAATATATGATTGATCCATTATACAAGGCTAACATGTTGAATGTTAAAAGCAACCCAACACCTATGTGCCAAGGAACAAAAATTCACCTTGCTGATAGTGATTTATTTGAACAGCCAACTCTATATTGGAGCATCATTGGAGCTTTGCAATACCTAACTCTAACCAGGCTAGACATATCATTTGTTGTAAACAAACTGAGTCAATATTTGCAGGCACCAAGAGTTAATCACTGGAAAGCTTGCAAATGCATCCTAAGATACTTAAATGACCCTCTTGACTACGGGCCTTTCTTCTCGCCAACAACAGAAGTGACACTAGAAGGGTATGTTGATGCAAATTGGGCTAGTTCCTTGGATGATAGAAAATCTACAATAGGTTATTCTATTTATCTTGGTGGAAATTTAGTTGCATGGAACTCCAGAAAATAAAAGGCAGTATCTCGCTTAAGCACTGAATCACAATATCATGCCCTTGCTTAAGCTACAATAGAACTTGTTTGGTTGCAATCTCTATTATCTAAATTGGGAATTGGCATAAATAGGTGCCCTACACTCTGGTGTGACAATACAAGATCTAAACAACTTACTTCTAACTCAATCTTCCACTCAAGAGCAAAACACATTGAGATTGATGTTCATTTTATTGGAGATAAGGTTATTGCTAAAGAACTGGAGATAAAATATGTGCCAACAAAAGATCAAACTGCTGATATCTTTACAAAGTCATTATCCATATCTCAATTCCACTTTCTTAAAGGCAAGCTTGCTATTGTTCAATCCCCACGGTCTCGCTTGAGGGAGCATCTCGAAGAGTTATCTGTATGTGGAAAATGACCTATCTTATCAAAATTAGTTACAGAGAGTCCCTCCAAACTCAAACTCTATTAGAGCTCTCTTATAGGACTCTTTCCCTCTTTGAGAAGCCACATTCTCATCCTTATCTATTGGTTATGACAGGCTTTCCCTTATTCTTATCTATTATCATAAGTTCTATATATATTCTATAAAACCACTTAAGTAAAGttaaaataaactaagaatTGCAAAGTCTTTCGAAGCTCCAGAATCTCCTATTTCTCAACTATATGATATCCAAAAACCTTTTTAATGTAGTAGTAGAACGAACTagatataaattcaattattataaagtcaaacaaataaaataaaacaagaagatAAGGCTTGATTGAGTCTTATTATTATGGGTTGTTTAGTTTGGAAAAGTCCTAGATTTTTAGGAGTTTGAATTTAAAGTAACACCAGAAGATTAGGCTTGATTGAGTCCTATTATTCCAGGTTGTTTAGTTTGGATAAGTCCTAGTgtatttaaatttgatttgaattagAGAGAATATCCAATGATATTTTGTACATTGGTTAGTTGCTAAATTCAGGGATTGCTTTGTTTATTTAAGTTCTTGAtgtaaaccaatttttttaataaagtattatctagtttctcttccaaattcagcatggtatcaaagctttaGTGACTTTGCTTATAGAGAGCAGGTTACACATAAGCTTGGGAACATGAATAAAAAGCAATCTAAAGCTATTCGGAAGAATGACACTCCCTTTACCGGCCATTGGTGAGAAAAAACCACcagcaattttaattttataactcTCAAAACAAGGTTGATAAGAGTGAAAGAAATTTATATCAAAGGTCATGTGATTGGATTCGCCAAAGTCGATAATCCATGGGTTTGACTTTGAGAAAGCATTCAAGGCTCTAGAACATATACCTTTCAGGGCAATGGAACCTGATCCTATAGTGGAGGTACTCGAAGGATCACGTGTGAGGAGTTTCTAAAGTAGCTCCATCTGTTCTCGGTTGAAAGGAGTTTTGTTGGCTGAGTTATTGGATTGTGGTGGTTCATCATTGGTAGCACGATAACCTCGAGGTCCATTTTCTTATGTTATGTTACTTTTCCAATTGGGTGGCTTCCCATGAATTTTCCAATAGGTTCTCAAGTGTTACCAACTCAATTACAATGATCACATCACGACCTATTGGATCATCTTCGTGAATCAAAGTGTTGAGAATTTGGTCCCTTGGTGGCCAAGGCTAATCCGTCCTTGCTTAGAAAGGACTATGACAAGGTGTGATCCTTCATCATGACCTTCTTTCGACTCTCTTCTTACTGAACTTCAAAACACACTTCTTGGAGTGATGGGTGTGGTTTGGTGCTATGAACCCTTTCTCAGACTTCATTGAGATTCTTGTTGAGTCCAACCACCAAGAATGTGAAGATCCTTTatttttccacaattttctaatatttgaggCTCTCACTAGTGCAATCTCATTCCAATTATTCAAACACGTTCAGTTTTTGCCAATATTGGGAGAGAATGTTGAAGTATTAGGTCACACTAAGGTCCCTTTGCCGTTTAGAAGTTGGCTTTTGATTTTGAACACTTTTGTTGCATTTTCGCTATTTGAAAACATCTCCTTGGTTGCATCCTAGATTTCTTTTGCTATCTTGTAGAATAGGAATGTCTAGCCTACTTCCGTCTCCATGGAATTAGTAAGTCAAGACAAAATCATATTGTTCTTGAAAAACCAAGTTTTATAAGATGCATCGTTCTTTGTCGGGGCTGTCTTCAAGCCTGTGATGTAATCGTCTTTGCCTCTCCCACATATATACATTATTACTAATTGAGACCATTGGAGATAATTCTTGCCATTTAATTTGCGGACAGTAATGTGGTGAACGGAATTCTCAAAACTACCATTACTACCGAAATTGACAATAGCAGAATCAGAGATCACCTCCAAAGATCTTATTCGATGTTCGCCAGCCATTGCAGTTTTCACCATATTTAAGTTCAGATcgtaggctctgataccagaaTTTAGGTAACACAACAACTGATACTAATCTGATTATATTaaatgatttggatgttcctattgCATTTTGGAAAGGGGTTAGATTGTGTACCACACATCCCATTGctgattttgtttcctttgaaaGGTTATCTCCATAATTTCAAGCATTTGCTACTAATCTTTCTGAAGTTGATATACCCAAGGACGTTCATGAGGCATTACAACATCTAAATTGGAAGACAGCTGCGCACAATGAGATTAAAGCTCTTGGGAAAAATGGAACCTAGGAATTGACTGAATTGCCTTTGGGAAAATCTACTGTAGGATGCAAGTGAATTTTCAATGTGAAATATAAAGCTGATGGGAATATTGACAGATACAAGGCAAGATTGGTGGCTAAAGGATTTACGCAAACATATGGAATAGATTATTAGGAAACATTTGCTCCAGTTGCGAAACTTAACACTGTCCAAGTTCTACTCTCCATTGCAATCAACAATGATTGGCCTCTTCATCAattagacataaaaaatgcatttctaaatGGTGATCTTAATGAAGAAGTCTACATGGATATTCCACCGGGATTCAAAGACGctgaaaaaataatcaagtgtgCAGGTTAAAGAAATCTCTATATGGCCTAAAACAATCACCTAAGGTCTGGTTTGAAcgttttaattcaattgttaaGAAAGTTGGGTACAATAAGGAACAATCAGACCAGATGATGTTTTTCAAACATTCATCAGATAGGAAGATCGTCATTCCTATCGTCTGTGTTGATAACATAATTCTTACAACTGATGATAAAGCAGAaatgataaatttgaaaaacaccCTCTCtcgagaatttgaaatcaaGGACTTGTGACCTCTTAGGTACTTCCTTGGCATTGAGGTGGCTCGAATTTCAAGTGAAATATCAGTCTCTCAATGGAAATATGTCCTTGATCTTCTGGAGGAAACTGGTATGGTTCGATGTTGACTAGTGGACACACCTATGGAGCAGAATGGCAAACTTAATGGCGAAGAAGAAAGCCCTCTTGTTGACAAAGGTCAATACCAGAGACTTGTTGGGAAGTTGATCTATTTATCCCATACTAGGCTAGAGATAGCCTTTCCTGTTAGTGTGGTTATTCAGTTCATGCACACTCCCATTAAAGAACATCTTAGTGCAATTCACAAAATTCTTCGATACTTGAAAATGACACCTAGAAAGGGGTTATTTTTTTGGCAAAAGTACTAGAAAAGGAATCGAAGTATATCCTGACGCAAATTGAGCAGATTCCGTGAATGATAGAAGGTCCACCTCAAACTACTATAGCTACGTATGGGAATTTGTTCACTTAAAGAAGTAAAAAGCAGTCCATAGTGGCTCGGAGTAGTGGAGAAGCTAAGTTTTGGGCTATTGCACTTGGTGTATGTGAAGGACTATGGCTAAAATGTGTGATGAAGGAGTTGAAGATTTCAAACAAGTTTCCGATGAAAATGTTTTGTTATAATCAAGCAATCATCAGCATCTCCCATAATCCGGTTCATCATGACAAAACCAAGCATGTGGAAATAGACCGACATTTCATTAAGGATAAAGTTGATAATGGAGAGTTTTTACTACAGTACATGCCTACAACTGCAAACATTCTTACAAAAGCTCTACCAAGATAACATTCCAATTCTCTTATAAGCAAACTGGAAATGATCAATATTTATTCCTCAATTTTGAGGAGTGTTGAAACCATAAGTTTTTTAGGAGTAtgaatttaaaacaaaactaGAAGATAAGGCTTGATTGAGTTCTATTATTCTGAGTTGTTTAGTTTGGATAAGTCCTAGATTTTTAGAagcttgaatttaaaataaaatcagaaGATAAGGTTTGATTAAGTCCTGGGTTGTCTAGTTTGGATAAGTCTTAATgtgtttaaatttaattttatttctggTTTGAATTAGAGAGAATATCTGATGATATTTTGTAGGTTGGTTAGTTGATAAATTCAGGGATTGCTTCCTTTATTTAAGCTATGGATgtaaaccaaatttttttaataaagtattACCTAGTTTCTCTTCCAAAAGCAATACACCTATTGCAAGTGGAGGCACCTACTCTACTGGATGTTGATTTTCTGCTGAATTTTTATTTCAGAATACTAATTTTCTATAGATTGTTTGTTGCGGGGGAACCCAATATATAGGCTTGGATTAACCTATCAACATTTGTTAAATATTACCTacttgttttctcattattaGCTTCATATAATTTGTTACTACTTTTATAATGATGGTAATcaaacaaacatatttttagatatatagttaATATGATTCCACATCCACTTATGATATACTTGTCGACTATTTTATGTTTacctattattttaatttttttagatgaaGATGTTGGATTAAAAGACCTCAAGTGGAGAGGTTTTGTAGTCACCTTAAAAAGACAATAAGCATGTCTATTCAAGGCTCTGGCTAATCAATGTGTCAACTATTgctagaacaatttttttttttttctagtccATCTTTTGCTTAGTATTTTCTACTATTTACAATTGATATAGTGGCTTTAGTTGTATtcaaggggttttttttttttttttttttttttttttttttttttttaaaaaagttatgtttgatttctagAAAGcattgagaaaaggaaaagaaatattgaaaaaaaattatcctttttATGTTTGGATTCTATAAAAAGAGATAAGGTTGCAATTTGACCAAATTGGGTGAATTGGTCAGAACAAAAAGCCTATAATGGAATCTGcaagttatgtttgattcccacaatgtttgagggaaagaaaatagataacaaaatataatgaaaGAGTTTaggaaaatttataataattttttttttctcgtttgATTATtcatgtttaattaaaaaaaaaattaaattctgaAGTATCTCATCATGGTTCTAGCTTTGGTTAGATGTAAAATATATCGAATATCAATAAATGAGAACACttacattttcattttctttgaggCAGTTGTGGCCACAAATGCAAGGGCCTTCATGAAGCCACCAGAACCTGTCACTCATAGACAAACAGCCAACAAAACAAACCAAATATTAGACAGTGAATTTTGAAGGGCACATGGAGTTGGAAATTAGTATTCCCCCACCCTGTTTTTAAGTATGCAAATGAGTAAGAATACCCATCTAAAGTGTTAGAAATTGGAATCTAATGTCCATATGAGAATACCTAATCCAAACCTTAGGGGAGTCGGATAATGAGTTATACATTCAGTGATATATATAGATACACAAACATCCCAATAGATGGCAGTATATCACCGCTAGTGCAAGTGTGCATATACCTTTTCCAGCAAAAGagtaaatgtttttttaacaaaaaccaGCAACATGTGCACATGCTTTTTTCGATTCAACCTGAAAATCTGTGTATCCTACTGAATCATTTATGTCAAAGAATAGATCCAAAATGCAATGAATTAGGCAATGTACATACCAGTTATAAATAAAGTGAATAAAATGGAGATCACATCTATctatggaaaggaaaaaaagacatGAAAAACAACCTAACCTGACTGTTGAGAAGGCTTTCTTTCTTGCCTCTCAGCTTCACCTGACTGTTGAGAAGGCTTTCTCTCTTGCCTCTCAGCTTCACCTGACTGTTGAGAAGGCTTTCTTTCTTGCCTCTTAGCAAGAAGCTGATTCTCAATTTCTTCTATCTGAGTCGCCAAATCTGCATCACTTTTAATGGGGACAAATACATTATGCCACTGAGCAAGTCCAAAATATGAACTCCTCTTCAATGTACTCCACCAGTCTGCCTCTCCTATGATCACCTTTATACCATGACAACAGACTTCCATATCAGACAGAGTTTCAAGGAGTGGACAGTTATAGAAGCTCATCCATTCTAATTTTGGTGCAATGCGTAAACCACTTGAAATGTTGACCAATTTAGGCACGTAATGAAGTGATATCTTCCTCAAATTAGGGAGATATGTTCTCAAGGGGAATGGTCTATGTTCAGCAGGATCTTCAAGGGTCACTATGCTGTTGATTTCAGGGCACCATTCAGCCACAAGCTCCTCTAAGCTGTTGAGATTTTCAAGCAAACCCAAAGTAAAAATGGTAGTCAGCTGTGGGCATTCATGCAATGCCAAGGACTTTAGACTAGATAGGCAACCCCTCCAAACTGGTCCCTTCCAGATGCTCACTAAATTCTTCATATAATGAAGCCTTAAGAATTGTAGAGATCCAAGTATATTTTCTCCATAAACATCTCCATCATCTTCTCGTTGTTTACAATTTTCTGCTCCATCCACAATGGTTTCAATCTTGTAACATTCCCCCAATACACAAAATTCCAGCTTCTTCATATTTCCAATCCCAAATTCAGATAGCTTGGTGAGAGTTAAATGGCGATCCAGGAACAAAGCGGTGCAATGCTGGAGTACCTCCTTGATTTGACTTGGAATGCCTTCACCATTCACATACTTAAGGCTCCTTGCCTGGAGTTCAAATTTAATTGCAAGTTCATTGGGTAGTCGAGATATAATGCGGCTGTGATGACTGCCAACAACAAATCTAAAGTGGACTAATGATGTGTATACCGACGAAGTTCCATTCTTCATAAAGTGATCAAGCGGTGCAACTTGTggcaaataaatttttagagcCTCCAACTGTTTTAAGCTGCACACTTCCTTTACAATATCTTCCATGGTCGCATTCCATTGTTCATCATCAGGGTTCACATCTATCCTTAACTCTTGCAATTGAAACAATTGTTGTATCACATTCCGAGGAATCAGTGTGGATGACTGATTTTTTCTGTATCCATGAAATGACACGTTCAAGCATTTCAACTTTGTCAGCCTTTCAACATCTATGGGTAGGTTTATAATTTTAGTGCCTTCAAGATTGAGCACCTCAAGATTCCTGAGTTTTCCAACTTCAGGTGGCAGCTCCATTAAAAGTTCACAgcctcttaaaaagaaaattcgaAGTTCGAATAACTTGACGAGAGATTGTGGTAAAGATCTGATTCTAGTGTAGGACAAGTCTAGAATTTGGAGGACAGGCAAGCCTTCAAAGAATATCGGAGGAATAGCTCTTAAATGGTGATTGGACTGCAAAAACAACACTTTGAGTTGTGAGCCATGAGGACTCGTTGGTAGCTCTGAAagtttattattcatcaaatgcATCTCACTGGCCTTTTCCCATGCCTCATCTTTTGGTGGTTCAGTTAGTCCCCATCCACCCAGCCTAAGAAAGGGTGAACATGATTCAAATCTTAAGAAGTTAAATAACTCCTCATGAATTTCGCTTCGCATTCGGACAAAATTAGAATCTCCATACTGAAAACTCTCTAACAAGAAGGCATTGACAAGATCCCCCACAATCTGTTCACCTTCATCAAATGTTCCTACCAAGCCGCTTGTGATCCACTCTTCAATCAAATCCACTTTATCCATCTGTCCCCAATTCTCCATGTCTACACAGTATTGTAAATACTTGTTTGTCGAACCTGAACGGCCCCACATGAATGCCAATGCATTAAATAAGACTCTATCTTTTGTCTGAGATCTGTGCTGCAATCCTAGTGTATAAGATGCATATTCCCAGATCAAAACATCGGTCACGTCTTTCAAAGCTCTTGCCATTATAACAACAGCGAGTAAATGGCCACAACACTTTTCAACCACATTTATGGCGAGGCGTTGGATCCCTGAAGAGTGCACAACTTCCCCAACATTCACACAGAACAATTCCCATGATAACAGATGATTCTCCATCCTGATCTCTACACCCACTGCTGTTACGTCATCAACATGCTGAGAATTAGTTgtataaactattttttgaattttctttgagTTCCACCAGTTGGTCCCCATGTCATAAAGATTTACCCTTTCACCAACCTCATGAAGAAGGATGAAGAAGTTTGTGCCTTTCAGTGTTTCATCTAATTTCCGTTCTCCTGATGTGGAGGGAAACAAGTCCCGTTCAATTGAAAATCTAATCTCTTCAATGGTGGAACATCTTGAGACCTCAACATCAATGACATGATCAAATATACAACATTCCTGTAGTTTGCCCCACAATTCTGAAATAACTGTTTCTCCATGGCTTCCTGAAATCCCAATCTTCCGAATTTTAGGGCATTCTATATGTTGTAAAATTTCACGAATAGCAAAGTCTACTGCCAAATCATACATTCTTTTTGGCGTAGGCATTATTTGGCCATGCCTTTCTACATCAATCCCGCTAAAGCTCTTCGCAATCACAACTTGGGGAAATAAAGGTTCAATTTCATCCATGTAATGAGTCATCAGTGTACTGATTTGATTCTCTAACTTAAAAGCATCGATCTCTTTCTTCTTTGAAGGTGCTTCCATTTCTCTCACCACATCATTGATCTTCAAAATGTCCC comes from the Vitis vinifera cultivar Pinot Noir 40024 chromosome 12, ASM3070453v1 genome and includes:
- the LOC104881037 gene encoding disease resistance protein At4g27190 isoform X2: MRRSKIKKEEIAEDYCFVCKDGGLLMVCDYKSKINITGPSTQLEDDRIVHERIKQSVEILNRMKDIVCLIISYPPMSLVNGESYKRNQYKWVRDILKINDVVREMEAPSKKKEIDAFKLENQISTLMTHYMDEIEPLFPQVVIAKSFSGIDVERHGQIMPTPKRMYDLAVDFAIREILQHIECPKIRKIGISGSHGETVISELWGKLQECCIFDHVIDVEVSRCSTIEEIRFSIERDLFPSTSGERKLDETLKGTNFFILLHEVGERVNLYDMGTNWWNSKKIQKIVYTTNSQHVDDVTAVGVEIRMENHLLSWELFCVNVGEVVHSSGIQRLAINVVEKCCGHLLAVVIMARALKDVTDVLIWEYASYTLGLQHRSQTKDRVLFNALAFMWGRSGSTNKYLQYCVDMENWGQMDKVDLIEEWITSGLVGTFDEGEQIVGDLVNAFLLESFQYGDSNFVRMRSEIHEELFNFLRFESCSPFLRLGGWGLTEPPKDEAWEKASEMHLMNNKLSELPTSPHGSQLKVLFLQSNHHLRAIPPIFFEGLPVLQILDLSYTRIRSLPQSLVKLFELRIFFLRGCELLMELPPEVGKLRNLEVLNLEGTKIINLPIDVERLTKLKCLNVSFHGYRKNQSSTLIPRNVIQQLFQLQELRIDVNPDDEQWNATMEDIVKEVCSLKQLEALKIYLPQVAPLDHFMKNGTSSVYTSLVHFRFVVGSHHSRIISRLPNELAIKFELQARSLKYVNGEGIPSQIKEVLQHCTALFLDRHLTLTKLSEFGIGNMKKLEFCVLGECYKIETIVDGAENCKQREDDGDVYGENILGSLQFLRLHYMKNLVSIWKGPVWRGCLSSLKSLALHECPQLTTIFTLGLLENLNSLEELVAEWCPEINSIVTLEDPAEHRPFPLRTYLPNLRKISLHYVPKLVNISSGLRIAPKLEWMSFYNCPLLETLSDMEVCCHGIKVIIGEADWWSTLKRSSYFGLAQWHNVFVPIKSDADLATQIEEIENQLLAKRQERKPSQQSGEAERQERKPSQQSGEAERQERKPSQQSGSGGFMKALAFVATTASKKMKIRMALEAAAVETAVTDVYRDGRSLLSWSGRKFGYWKNLKRNHEDLMQKARELWELSNGIREGISQNRIKLDAAEWIVKVEMNESEVIELDTKYNDRKNHPWKLFRFWRVLVLAKTWLRSATKFIVFGKRENVKEECWMRNCQSVLWKYVQPK
- the LOC104881037 gene encoding disease resistance protein At4g27190 isoform X3; its protein translation is MEVCLWSATTRFGDGDVLSGWRTVGFECIQCMSLEAISLQVSPVLSFARKLKALKDDLKHGLERSKINITGPSTQLEDDRIVHERIKQSVEILNRMKDIVCLIISYPPMSLVNGESYKRNQYKWVRDILKINDVVREMEAPSKKKEIDAFKLENQISTLMTHYMDEIEPLFPQVVIAKSFSGIDVERHGQIMPTPKRMYDLAVDFAIREILQHIECPKIRKIGISGSHGETVISELWGKLQECCIFDHVIDVEVSRCSTIEEIRFSIERDLFPSTSGERKLDETLKGTNFFILLHEVGERVNLYDMGTNWWNSKKIQKIVYTTNSQHVDDVTAVGVEIRMENHLLSWELFCVNVGEVVHSSGIQRLAINVVEKCCGHLLAVVIMARALKDVTDVLIWEYASYTLGLQHRSQTKDRVLFNALAFMWGRSGSTNKYLQYCVDMENWGQMDKVDLIEEWITSGLVGTFDEGEQIVGDLVNAFLLESFQYGDSNFVRMRSEIHEELFNFLRFESCSPFLRLGGWGLTEPPKDEAWEKASEMHLMNNKLSELPTSPHGSQLKVLFLQSNHHLRAIPPIFFEGLPVLQILDLSYTRIRSLPQSLVKLFELRIFFLRGCELLMELPPEVGKLRNLEVLNLEGTKIINLPIDVERLTKLKCLNVSFHGYRKNQSSTLIPRNVIQQLFQLQELRIDVNPDDEQWNATMEDIVKEVCSLKQLEALKIYLPQVAPLDHFMKNGTSSVYTSLVHFRFVVGSHHSRIISRLPNELAIKFELQARSLKYVNGEGIPSQIKEVLQHCTALFLDRHLTLTKLSEFGIGNMKKLEFCVLGECYKIETIVDGAENCKQREDDGDVYGENILGSLQFLRLHYMKNLVSIWKGPVWRGCLSSLKSLALHECPQLTTIFTLGLLENLNSLEELVAEWCPEINSIVTLEDPAEHRPFPLRTYLPNLRKISLHYVPKLVNISSGLRIAPKLEWMSFYNCPLLETLSDMEVCCHGIKVIIGEADWWSTLKRSSYFGLAQWHNVFVPIKSDADLATQIEEIENQLLAKRQERKPSQQSGEAERQERKPSQQSGEAERQERKPSQQSGSGGFMKALAFVATTASKKMKISWRLMAREAIFIFFMFIILVILNNYTIAPKEKMETMTLL
- the LOC104881037 gene encoding disease resistance protein At4g27190 isoform X1, with the translated sequence MEVCLWSATTRFGDGDVLSGWRTVGFECIQCMSLEAISLQVSPVLSFARKLKALKDDLKHGLERSKINITGPSTQLEDDRIVHERIKQSVEILNRMKDIVCLIISYPPMSLVNGESYKRNQYKWVRDILKINDVVREMEAPSKKKEIDAFKLENQISTLMTHYMDEIEPLFPQVVIAKSFSGIDVERHGQIMPTPKRMYDLAVDFAIREILQHIECPKIRKIGISGSHGETVISELWGKLQECCIFDHVIDVEVSRCSTIEEIRFSIERDLFPSTSGERKLDETLKGTNFFILLHEVGERVNLYDMGTNWWNSKKIQKIVYTTNSQHVDDVTAVGVEIRMENHLLSWELFCVNVGEVVHSSGIQRLAINVVEKCCGHLLAVVIMARALKDVTDVLIWEYASYTLGLQHRSQTKDRVLFNALAFMWGRSGSTNKYLQYCVDMENWGQMDKVDLIEEWITSGLVGTFDEGEQIVGDLVNAFLLESFQYGDSNFVRMRSEIHEELFNFLRFESCSPFLRLGGWGLTEPPKDEAWEKASEMHLMNNKLSELPTSPHGSQLKVLFLQSNHHLRAIPPIFFEGLPVLQILDLSYTRIRSLPQSLVKLFELRIFFLRGCELLMELPPEVGKLRNLEVLNLEGTKIINLPIDVERLTKLKCLNVSFHGYRKNQSSTLIPRNVIQQLFQLQELRIDVNPDDEQWNATMEDIVKEVCSLKQLEALKIYLPQVAPLDHFMKNGTSSVYTSLVHFRFVVGSHHSRIISRLPNELAIKFELQARSLKYVNGEGIPSQIKEVLQHCTALFLDRHLTLTKLSEFGIGNMKKLEFCVLGECYKIETIVDGAENCKQREDDGDVYGENILGSLQFLRLHYMKNLVSIWKGPVWRGCLSSLKSLALHECPQLTTIFTLGLLENLNSLEELVAEWCPEINSIVTLEDPAEHRPFPLRTYLPNLRKISLHYVPKLVNISSGLRIAPKLEWMSFYNCPLLETLSDMEVCCHGIKVIIGEADWWSTLKRSSYFGLAQWHNVFVPIKSDADLATQIEEIENQLLAKRQERKPSQQSGEAERQERKPSQQSGEAERQERKPSQQSGSGGFMKALAFVATTASKKMKIRMALEAAAVETAVTDVYRDGRSLLSWSGRKFGYWKNLKRNHEDLMQKARELWELSNGIREGISQNRIKLDAAEWIVKVEMNESEVIELDTKYNDRKNHPWKLFRFWRVLVLAKTWLRSATKFIVFGKRENVKEECWMRNCQSVLWKYVQPK
- the LOC104881037 gene encoding disease resistance protein At4g27190 isoform X4; this encodes MEVCLWSATTRFGDGDVLSGWRTVGFECIQCMSLEAISLQVSPVLSFARKLKALKDDLKHGLERSKINITGPSTQLEDDRIVHERIKQSVEILNRMKDIVCLIISYPPMSLVNGESYKRNQYKWVRDILKINDVVREMEAPSKKKEIDAFKLENQISTLMTHYMDEIEPLFPQVVIAKSFSGIDVERHGQIMPTPKRMYDLAVDFAIREILQHIECPKIRKIGISGSHGETVISELWGKLQECCIFDHVIDVEVSRCSTIEEIRFSIERDLFPSTSGERKLDETLKGTNFFILLHEVGERVNLYDMGTNWWNSKKIQKIVYTTNSQHVDDVTAVGVEIRMENHLLSWELFCVNVGEVVHSSGIQRLAINVVEKCCGHLLAVVIMARALKDVTDVLIWEYASYTLGLQHRSQTKDRVLFNALAFMWGRSGSTNKYLQYCVDMENWGQMDKVDLIEEWITSGLVGTFDEGEQIVGDLVNAFLLESFQYGDSNFVRMRSEIHEELFNFLRFESCSPFLRLGGWGLTEPPKDEAWEKASEMHLMNNKLSELPTSPHGSQLKVLFLQSNHHLRAIPPIFFEGLPVLQILDLSYTRIRSLPQSLVKLFELRIFFLRGCELLMELPPEVGKLRNLEVLNLEGTKIINLPIDVERLTKLKCLNVSFHGYRKNQSSTLIPRNVIQQLFQLQELRIDVNPDDEQWNATMEDIVKEVCSLKQLEALKIYLPQVAPLDHFMKNGTSSVYTSLVHFRFVVGSHHSRIISRLPNELAIKFELQARSLKYVNGEGIPSQIKEVLQHCTALFLDRHLTLTKLSEFGIGNMKKLEFCVLGECYKIETIVDGAENCKQREDDGDVYGENILGSLQFLRLHYMKNLVSIWKGPVWRGCLSSLKSLALHECPQLTTIFTLGLLENLNSLEELVAEWCPEINSIVTLEDPAEHRPFPLRTYLPNLRKISLHYVPKLVNISSGLRIAPKLEWMSFYNCPLLETLSDMEVCCHGIKVIIGEADWWSTLKRSSYFGLAQWHNVFVPIKSDADLATQIEEIENQLLAKRQERKPSQQSGEAERQERKPSQQSGEAERQERKPSQQSGSGGFMKALAFVATTASKKMKMIWRWRCSFRLENSRLRVHTVHEFGGYQFTGLSSFVLC